Proteins from a single region of Takifugu rubripes chromosome 4, fTakRub1.2, whole genome shotgun sequence:
- the tacc2 gene encoding uncharacterized protein tacc2 isoform X5 encodes MGNESSTAEASAEVPAESLTCRTDSPSSQKNLPLPPVLSDIPVLTGVEENIEAGEQDDTEELEFPHDLLPSLDFSSELNIWESSLGRAEISSEEEKHEQVNPLLAGLQHHMEVCQPLVVLDTRPYDCNPVHTDTEPSPWPNIASPHPVTQPLSLPPSKELDRELQEAFQECEEQMASLGILGVTETLATTPEDVEGLWGKTGEDPVNRTESSSLARGEVQPAQSSEGHGNAGTHGRSYPANSQKDTDGFSFRNYILGISSKVKVSETESEIKTTQSADDCLTEIKQERKTEFDTQVKMPHLSELERKHLWNETQTETVALNEKDRHGDYNVAIKENTTPVCTKETLLGIVEATESKKDGLDETRSAVKDGDSVLATQEGSNLQIKETGTLSQMHSEEQTEVNTCSELEKKPKKGKKKSRKKKKTVRAKEDLRPVSPPSVITHSASVTNVQLLTQKVLPNVTCAQQPDNVVNYRQQLSPGEKPSPSPPLSSPSSGADHLTYLTHSPASRQAPLQGPPQSDDHNHTSCSVNHCTEENTQDDRNGNAGVINSQNIPPTCLQTTAVCPSASSDQGSDAEMQDAVVTNRAVRPPQKDHRPPLDSQACVGEDGVKSALEEAVVAVAALPLTTPTMRVLIESKGESVRRDSLKGVATVAFTEGEKAGGEESLKGKDNCVSDGVGTEKGRLLDGPQLSIIPSQETCSLAFSATGQHTPKESCSSKMPHNVVEAETKGQRNICNTDIEISSPEGQAGGKEALFLEAVSSTTPCGLLTGPDCLDHSVVSLEAAEEGGEGDMKHKGGLASEHIIFSQPEGSVGGVSSAETEMCPPTDVAESLLKPQYWSEQIPTITESLCIEKDHSSQCWQEQQNAADLPPSAPSERSSNRTNGELRTEGNRNVISVEAQPSLDGTCEESSITQEEKTRIHVIPLPQTTSARTSIKQESNDIQQVAPECGTFEARTAKASFEDQVQVLKGKQAMSSVGLHVCDYSGSKNKMHFEDVKNLPVLATDFDSLPPLTVRESLQHPVVETSYIFQDFLNNNKAEISTSVADRKDEPPSQRPPGGEPGIKDLRINLDDNSNLKTNTLDSKSMDETHSELLQCTSNKNQNDEEYLALTQNAICEPDHLKVQPLPDNVLNLLGAEEESDNLPVESELPLSLPAEGDVPVDLEKSESSQNLPFCPAPPAAGDDDACRHLENVFTEVSDLQLDLVTSAAAEIATITHTDAQPPTQLDGPTLSGRDPSDPLKATFEDNVYLQEDTAASDMAASRQLISASEQSASDHAFVLQPSGPMLNHLEVIADCNISTPEKTDAFKADGGVMEVPGTESGELSMMSVPQSDIGNRNDTAETDILINKCMINDIMVESVSPGMAKTEAHGVISQPPPESDFTKVVCEPPTKDDLNKSSRSPRSDLPGDECGQDTVKEKSAAEDETYGGKRWVEGSTDNRQETDNNGLEMGKTPQQTNGQDNEAFEEVSGQNTESLLDDTKKEGKTYDNASDSPVKTSSFSDSHPEAPENSAEGQTGRESAYDKCFCQNLTETLQCSSERDPLQSDAVPAQAQSNCLAPQQALFPGINLVAEKSDSFVGNSGLFGSQTEAMIDAAKRDDGTEASQVCFSHLASISNDDGLDSERSAIADVSRKLDSYHVGDGKLRLDENKLPSLSVGGTADLLPGTELLSELGGKGQEETNPPAVCHEAPETSTSTDISVVPASQEYESFPVCTSEVSAVSDDIYTETLKSGNEAKGGHTCTLPESVWQRETVDEKDPTAAKSNSSDTEECEIPHTVGESLDLQSLIVTPSTQNDVGAAAPAKCSTEENTAGAKHSAVSEKRAIKKEGMETKAIEDLQEDSGPGAIKVSDFSVYGSSPTTEATGCNTEEGVGALKAVEHHDSLEFKRTDVISVSSVISSKCSTDSSRPVALPTQSETICDQTVFSKSEDTVVVDPVVAPPEDGSLPKVPSCDATAEQKTVNTETQDVSETIAAELRAQGQSTVWIEALKEAAACCQSKHQNTMVISSPLPSLESPQLDFHTPTEEVQEEIPPQPEVVEPSALPESLKSTELPEPTQPSQSTKGELQTESDESKLTDQIQKEDLPPRERSDVPPQTIASSQVVEDASEPEPANSTPEFLDAHKDEKPEPPGTREPEPLITEAPEGEVAEATGEQSLKFGTEAFPEPSEVLPDSRPSHADCPQPLASKRHILSALPPHLHDTDGFPAPLERPTPAPLPTPPASPSALASSAAPTADPCVHPASVPCHPALRSSDSDGAFETPEATTPVKTASPTEPRNQDLPSEKVSDVLAHDTVCDLTSDDLPLNASPIVFDEDKPIAASGTYNIELLATEGTGHTLTRSLSLQGGELDNTGLLDGSTAEDFRPHSESFSVGTESTPGTLLRPKKVRPSSLKKKPLLRQHSNPESPRAASSGSTPEIKKQTKAQIATPQDEVEASATLSPGGTLRKTRKSRVETPPPVPEEKSINQETPVITALPLCQEEIPPPESPPGKRESPIPPTSSYKWDPDNFENIDPFKTGGSKIANSPILSRKDPVCAPITPPPVNPCVSEAELCVAAPSESGSNPEEQPIIPKNQSVRLEFDYAEENSETSHQASSEPKKVGKKPGGKMPLRKPKLGLKKAPAAQTEQLDNNPPVVHNGNEEAIPVPTASYNFEPDKWEDPNYNPFVSKKCISNSPKLPRPSYCFDPNNFDDSLDPFRSSNMINNSPPKASASFEISSNDYENDNDNDNIGELEDQNQNKPAKKKKTPIKSNTFRVKRSPKKTPLSSPSQDAESPDEPQSHLQDDHATDEEKLASSTSHKWASLHDADLDSVQHDFPEPCDLTSFVNENSLSPPAPVQDYEIEYMEKIGSSSAPLSVNKPSLYLKLDSVSDNFSKNRGPHGSEPSSPCTGSFEEMEAQITAGMKTPVLSSRAGPEGSAGDKGRKRESEALNTERNEQGPLEAHVPEQALPDSLSECDDPLQYLEPDLAETNPTAFAQKLQEELVLAALRIEALQVAKSISQCPSLSTVTPQRRDVVSSMENAVSKSCLYSRPTDYIEGESPHLPKDLDHSLGIAREEVVSKEKEVLEWKRKYEDSRQEVMEMRRIVAEYEKTIAQMIGMPEDDQKEKSLSHHTIQQLIMEKDQALADLNSVEKSLADLFRRYEKMKDVLEGFRKNEDVLKKCAQEYLSRVRKEEQRYQALKIHAEEKLDKANADIAHVRVKAKQEQVAYQASLRKEQMKVDSLERTLEQKNREIEELTKICDELIAKMGKS; translated from the exons ATGGGGAACGAGAGCAGCACCGCCGAGGCGTCG GCTGAAGTTCCAGCTGAGAGCTTAACCTGCAGGACCGACTCGCCATCCAGCCAGAAGAATCTACCTCTGCCACCGGTTCTCTCAGACATCCCAGTGCTCActggagtggaggagaacatAGAGGCTGGAGAACAGGACGACACGGAGGAGCTTGAGTTTCCTCATGACCTGCTGCCCAGTCTAGACTTCAGCAGTGAGCTCAACATCTGGGAGTCCTCACTGGG CAGAGCTGAGATTagttcagaggaggagaagcatgAGCAGGTCAACCCCTTGCTGGCAGGCCTGCAGCATCACATGGAAGTGTGTCAGCCACTGGTGGTTCTAGATACCAG GCCCTACGACTGCAACCCAGTTCACACAGACACCGAGCCATCACCCTGGCCTAATATCGCATCACCTCATCCTGTCACCCAACCCCTGAGTCTTCCCCCATCTAAAGAACTTGACAGGGAACTCCAAGAGGCCTTCCAGGAATGCGAAGAGCAAATGGCGTCACTGGGCATACTTGGTGTGACGGAGACCCTAGCGACCACACCCGAGGATGTTGAAGGTTTATGGGGAAAAACTGGAGAAGATCCTGTTAATAGGACTGAGTCATCTTCACTAGCACGAGGTGAAGTCCAACCAGCTCAGAGCAGCGAGGGCCATGGCAACGCGGGTACACATGGAAGGAGTTATCCAGCCAATAGTCAGAAGGATACAGATGGGTTTAGTTTCAGGAATTACATTCTGGGCATCAGTAGTAAAGTTAAGGTATCAGAGACTGAGAGTGAAATAAAGACTACGCAGAGCGCGGACGACTGTTTAACAGAGATTAAACAAGAAAGGAAAACTGAATTTGATACGCAGGTGAAAATGCCTCATCTTTCAGAATTGGAAAGAAAACATTTATGGAATGAAACCCAAACAGAAACTGTAGCTCTAAATGAGAAGGACCGTCATGGTGATTATAATGTGGCTATTAAGGAAAATACTACGCCGGTGTGTACGAAAGAGACTTTGTTAGGAATCGTAGAGGCTACAGAATCAAAGAAAGACGGCCTTGATGAGACGAGGAGTGCTGTAAAGGATGGTGATTCAGTTCTTGCAACACAGGAGGGCAGTAATCTTCAAATAAAGGAAACTGGTACGTTATCGCAGATGCATTCAGAGGAGCAGACGGAGGTAAATACGTGCTCTGAATTAGAAAAAAAgccaaagaagggaaaaaagaaatcaaggaaaaagaaaaagacagtgCGAGCAAAAGAGGATCTTCGGCCTGTGTCCCCTCCAAGTGTAATAACTCACTCAGCTTCAGTGACAAATGTGCAATTGTTGACACAGAAAGTTCTTCCAAACGTGACTTGTGCACAACAGCCTGATAATGTTGTTAACTACAGGCAACAGCTGAGTCCTGGGGAAAAGCCCAGCCCCAGCCCCCCACTGTCCTCCCCTTCTAGTGGGGCAGATCATCTTACTTACTTGACTCATTCACCTGCATCCAGGCAGGCTCCATTACAGGGGCCTCCTCAGTCAGACGACCACAACCATACATCATGTTCTGTGAACCATTGCACAGAAGAAAACACGCAGGATGACAGAAATGGAAATGCAGGCGTCATTAACAGCCAAAATATACCGCCGACATGTCTCCAGACTACAGCTGTTTGCCCATCTGCCTCTTCTGATCAGGGCTCGGATGCAGAAATGCAAGATGCTGTTGTTACCAACCGTGCAGTGAGGCCTCCACAGAAGGATCACAGGCCACCTCTCGACAGCCAGGCTTGTGTGGGAGAGGATGGTGTAAAGAGTGCCCTTGAAGAGGCTGTAGTAGCGGTTGCTGCGTTACCGCTGACGACACCCACGATGCGAGTATTGATAGAAAGCAAGGGAGAAAGTGTGAGGCGTGATTCGCTGAAGGGAGTAGCTACTGTAGCATTTACAGAGGGTGagaaagcaggaggagaggaatcTTTAAAAGGGAAAGATAATTGCGTCAGCGACGGGGTAGGTACAGAGAAAGGGAGGCTTCTGGACGGTCCTCAGCTCTCAATAATCCCCTCACAGGAAACATGCTCACTTGCTTTTTCTGCTACCGGACAGCACACACCTAaagaaagctgcagcagcaaaatgCCACACAATGTGGTCGAGGCGGAAACGAAGGGACAGAGAAATATCTGCAACACAGACATAGAGATATCATCACCGGAGGGACAGGCGGGAGGAAAGGAGGCGCTCTTTTTAGAAGCAGTTAGCAGTACAACTCCCTGTGGGCTACTTACTGGTCCTGATTGTCTGGATCACTCCGTTGTTAgtttggaggcagcagaggagggaggagagggagacatGAAACACAAAGGAGGGCTGGCAAGTGAGCACATTATATTCAGCCAGCCAGAGGGCTCTGTTGGTGGGGTGTCATCAGCCGAGACGGAAATGTGTCCACCCACCGATGTTGCCGAGTCACTGCTGAAGCCACAGTACTGGAGTGAACAGATTCCTACCATCACTGAGAGCCTCTGCATTGAAAAGGACCATTCCTCCCAGTGCTGGCAGGAACAGCAGAACGCAGCAGATTTACCTCCATCCGCTCCCTCTGAACGGAGCTCAAACCGTACAAATGGAGAGTTGAGGACTGAGGGCAACCGGAATGTGATTTCTGTGGAAGCACAACCATCTTTGGACGGCACTTGCGAGGAGTCATCTATCACGCAGGAAGAGAAAACCCGTATCCACGTCATCCCACTGCCTCAGACTACTTCAGCACGAACGTCAATCAAGCAGGAATCAAACGACATTCAACAGGTTGCACCTGAGTGTGGCACATTTGAAGCCAGGACGGCCAAAGCTTCATTTGAGGACCAGGTTCAGGTCCTTAAAGGTAAACAGGCGATGTCGTCCGTCggactgcatgtgtgtgattaCAGCGGAAGCAAGAACAAAATGCACTTTGAGGATGTGAAGAACTTGCCAGTGTTGGCCACAGACTTTGACTCTTTGCCTCCACTGACTGTGCGTGAGAGTTTGCAACATCCTGTTGTTGAGACAAGTTATATCTTCCAGGACTTTCTCAACAACAATAAGGCAGAAATCTCCACAAGTGTAGCTGATAGAAAGGATGAGCCACCATCACAGAGACCACCAGGAGGAGAACCGGGGATTAAAGATCTCCGCATAAACTTGGATGATAACTCAAACTTGAAGACAAACACTCTGGATTCAAAGTCTATGGATGAGACCCACTCAGAGCTGCTTCAGTGCACGAGCAATAAGAATCAAAATGATGAGGAATATTTAGCCTTGACACAAAATGCGATCTGTGAGCCTGATCATCTAAAGGTCCAACCACTGCCAGACAATGTGCTTAATCTCttgggggcagaggaggagtcGGATAACTTACCTGTTGAATCTGAGCTGCCTCTGAGTTTACCTGCTGAAGGTGATGTACCTGTTGATTTGGAAAAGAGTGAAAGTAGCCAGAACCTGCCCTTTTGTCCTGcacctccagctgctggtgACGATGATGCCTGCAGACATTTAGAAAATGTCTTCACTGAGGTGTCTGATTTGCAGCTTGATCTTGTCACCAGTGCAGCAGCTGAAATTGCAACTATCACCCACACAGACGCGCAGCCTCCCACCCAACTGGATGGACCAACACTTAGTGGACGTGACCCCTCAGATCCCTTAAAGGCAACCTTTGAAGACAATGTTTATTTGCAAGAGGATACAGCAGCTTCCGACATGGCTGCTTCTCGGCAGTTAATTTCTGCTTCCGAGCAATCTGCTAGTGATCATGCATTTGTGCTGCAGCCTTCTGGCCCGATGCTGAATCACTTGGAGGTCATCGCTGACTGTAACATCTCGACTCCTGAGAAAACGGATGCATTTAAAGCTGACGGTGGTGTCATGGAAGTGCCTGGAACGGAGAGCGGAGAACTGTCAATGATGTCAGTACCACAAAGTGATATTGGGAATAGAAATGATACCGCGGAAACTGATATTCTAATTAATAAATGTATGATTAATGATATAATGGTAGAAAGTGTGTCTCCTGGTATGGCAAAGACTGAAGCCCATGGTGTTATTTCACagcctcctcctgaatctgacTTTACTAAAGTTGTATGTGAGCCACCCACAAAAGATGACCTAAATAAGAGTAGCCGCTCTCCCCGTTCGGACCTGCCTGGGGATGAATGTGGGCAAGACACTGTGAAGGAGAAGAGTGcagcagaagatgaaacatATGGAGGAAAGAGATGGGTTGAAGGTTCAACAGACAATCGACAGGAAACAGACAACAACGGGCTGGAGATGGGAAAGACACCACAACAGACTAACGGCCAGGATAACGAGGCTTTTGAGGAAGTGAGTGGGCAAAACACTGAATCACTGTTGGATGATAcgaagaaggaaggaaaaacataTGACAACGCATCAGACAGCCCAGTAAAGACCTCTTCATTTTCTGACAGCCACCCAGAAGCACCAGAGAACAGTGCTGAAGGACAGACTGGAAGGGAATCAGCTTATGACAAATGTTTCTGCCAAAATCTAACAGAGACACTTCAGTGCAGCTCTGAACGGGACCCGCTGCAGAGTGACGCAGTCCCTGCCCAGGCCCAGTCCAACTGTTTGGCTCCACAACAGGCATTATTTCCAGGAATAAACTTGGTAGCAGAGAAAAGTGACAGCTTTGTTGGGAATTCGGGTCTGTTTGGAAGCCAAACTGAAGCAATGATAGATGCTGCAAAAAGGGACGATGGTACTGAAGCGAGTCAGGTTTGCTTCTCTCACCTTGCCAGTATTTCCAATGATGATGGACTTGATTCTGAAAGAAGTGCAATAGCTGATGTAAGCAGAAAACTGGATTCTTATCATGTAGGCGATGGGAAACTGAGATTGGATGAGAATAAATTGCCCAGCTTATCGGTAGGAGGTacagcagatttattgccaggCACCGAGTTGCTCAGTGAACTTGGTGGTAAAGGCCAAGAAGAAACTAATCCACCAGCTGTCTGCCACGAAGCGCCGGAGACCTCAACGAGCACTGATATATCTGTTGTACCTGCATCACAGGAATATGAGAGTTTCCCAGTCTGTACCTCAGAGGTCAGCGCAGTTAGTGATGACATTTATACAGAAACTCTTAAAAGTGGAAACGAGGCAAAAGGGGGACACACGTGTACTCTCCCAGAGTCTGTCTGGCAACGAGAAACCGTGGATGAAAAAGACCCAACTGCTGCTAAAAGCAATAGCAGTGACACCGAAGAGTGTGAAATTCCGCACACAGTGGGTGAATCTCTGGACCTACAGAGCCTCATTGTAACCCCGTCAACACAAAATGAtgtgggagcagcagcacctgcaaaATGCTcgacagaggaaaacacagctgGTGCCAAACACAGTGCAGTAAGTGAGAAAAGAGCAATTAAGAAGGAAGGAATGGAAACAAAGGCTATTGAAGATCTTCAGGAGGACAGTGGCCCAGGGGCGATTAAAGTGTCAGACTTCAGTGTTTATGGCTCCTCCCCAACAACAGAGGCTACAGGCTGTAACACCGAGGAAGGTGTTGGTGCTTTAAAGGCCGTAGAACATCACGACAGCCTTGAATTTAAAAGAACTGATGTTATTTCAGTCTCTTCTGTGATCTCATCAAAGTGCTCCACAGATTCATCACGCCCTGTTGCACTTCCTACACAGTCGGAGACGATCTGCGATCAGACGGTATTTTCAAAGTCTGAGGACACAGTTGTGGTTGATCCGGTTGTTGCTCCTCCAGAGGACGGATCACTTCCCAAAGTTCCATCCTGCGACGCCACTGCTGAACAAAAAACTGTGAATACCGAGACGCAAGATGTGTCGGAGACTATAGCCGCTGAATTAAGAGCCCAGGGCCAAAGTACAGTGTGGATAGAAGCTCTCAAAGAAGCTGCAGCATGTTGTCAGAGTAAACATCAGAACACGATGGTCATCTCAAG TCCACTTCCATCTCTGGAGTCTCCACAATTGGATTTTCACACACCGACCGAGGAAGTACAGGAGGAGATCCCACCACAGCCAGAAGTAGTGGAGCCCTCGGCTCTACCTGAATCCTTAAAGTCAACAGAACTCCCAGAACCCACACAGCCAAGCCAGAGCACAAAAGGGGAGCTCCAAACTGAATCGGACGAGTCAAAGCTAACTGACCAGATCCAGAAAGAAGACCTACCCCCTCGGGAGCGTTCAGATGTCCCACCACAGACAATCGCCTCGTCTCAAGTCGTGGAAGATGCATCTGAGCCAGAACCTGCCAACAGCACACCAGAGTTCCTAGATGCACATAAAGACGAAAAACCAGAGCCGCCCGGTACCAGAGAACCGGAGCCGCTGATCACTGAAGCACCAGAGGGGGAAGTTGCCGAGGCCACAGGTGAACAGTCGCTTAAGTTTGGGACCGAAGCGTTTCCCGAGCCCAGCGAGGTGCTACCGGACAGTAG ACCCTCCCACGCCGACTGTCCCCAACCTCTCGCCTCCAAACGCCACATCTtgtctgctctccctcctcatctgCACGACACTGACGGCTTCCCTGCACCCCTAGAGAGACCCACGCCTGCccctctacccacccccccagcctctCCTTCAGCCctcgcctcctctgctgcacccACAGCGGATCCCTGTGTACACCCTGCTTCTGTACCCTGCCACCCTGCTTTAAG GAGCTCTGACTCTGATGGAGCATTTGAAACCCCAGAAGCTACAACTCCAGTGAAGACAGCTTCTCCTACTGAGCCCAGAAATCAAGATCTACCTTCTGAAAAAG TATCTGATGTCTTGGCCCACGATACTGTTTGTGATTTGACCTCGGACGATCTACCCTTGAATGCATCGCCCATTGTTTTTGATGAGGACAAGCCCATTGCAGCCAGTGGTACCTATAATATCGAACTTTTAGCTACAGAAGGGACAGGCCATACTCTGACCCGTTCCCTGAGCCTCCAGGGAGGTGAACTAGATAATACTGGGCTCTTAGATGGGTCAACAGCTGAAGACTTCCGTCCACATTCAGAGTCCTTCAGTGTAGGCACAGAAAGTACCCCCGGGACACTGCTCAGACCCAAGAAGGTTCGTCCTAGTTCCTTGAAGAAAAAGCCGCTGCTTAGACAACATTCCAACCCAGAGAGTCCGAGGGCAGCTTCGTCAGGCAGTACACCAGAGATAAAGAAGCAGACAAAGGCTCAAATTGCCACCCCTCAGGACGAAGTAGAGGCATCTGCAACCCTCAGTCCTGGAGGGACCCTTCGAAAGACCAGGAAGAGTCGCGTGGAGACCCCACCTCCTGTCCCTGAAGAGAAAAGTATCAATCAGGAGACCCCTGTCATTACAGCTTTACCCCTGTGCCAGGAGGAAATCCCTCCCCCCGAGAGCCCCCCAGGCAAGCGAGAATCTCCCATTCCACCTACAAGCTCCTACAAATGGGATCCAGACAATTTTGAAAATATAGATCCCTTTAAGACTGGGGGCAGTAAAATTGCCAACTCTCCTATACTGAGTCGTAAAGACCCTGTGTGTGCACCCATAACCCCCCCTCCAGTGAATCCCTGTGTCTCTGAAGCAGAGCTTTGTGTTGCAGCTCCTTCTGAAAGTGGTAGTAACCCCGAGGAGCAACCCATCATCCCTAAAAACCAGTCGGTAAGGCTGGAGTTTGACTACGCTGAGGAGAACAGTGAGACCTCACACCAGGCATCTTCAGAGCCCAAGAAAGTGGGCAAGAAGCCTGGTGGAAAGATGCCCCTGCGGAAACCGAAGCTGGGGCTGAAGAAGGCCCCTGCAGCACAGACGGAGCAACTGGACAACAATCCTCCAGTGGTCCACAATGGCAACGAGGAGGCTATCCCGGTTCCTACAGCCTCCTACAACTTTGAACCTGACAAATGGGAGGACCCCAACTACAATCCTTTTGTTTCTAAGAAATGCATCTCCAACTCCCCCAAACTGCCCAGGCCATCATATTGCTTTGATCCAAACAACTTTGATGATTCCTTAGATCCCTTTAGATCATCAAACATGATAAACAACTCTCCTCCCAAGGCCTCGGCCTCATTTGAAATCTCGTCCAATGACTATGAAAATGACAATGACAATGACAACATTGGTGAACTTGAGGACCAGAATCAGAATAAACctgcaaagaagaagaaaactccTATTAAATC tAATACTTTCAGAGTGAAGAGATCGCCAAAGAAAACTCCCTTGTCCAGTCcatcacag GATGCCGAGTCCCCGGACGAGCCCCAGTCCCACCTGCAGGATGACCACGCCACAGACGAAGAGAAGctggcctcctccaccagtCATAAGTGGGCCTCCCTGCATGACGCAGATTTGGACTCTGTGCAACACGATTTCCCTGAGCCCTGTGACCTCACATCTTTTGTTAATGAGAACagtctttctcctccagctccag TACAAGATTATGAAATTGAGTACATGGAGAAGATTGGATCCTCTTCAGCT CCACTCTCTGTCAACAAGCCATCCTTGTACCTAAAGTTGGACTCTGTATCTGACAACTTCAGCAAGAATAGGGGCCCCCATGGATCTGAGCCCAGCTCTCCCTGCACAGG AAGTTTTGAGGAAATGGAAGCGCAGATAACAGCAGGTATGAAGACTCCTGTGCTAAGCTCCCGGGCGGGTCCAGAGGGTTCAGCTGGAGATAAgggcaggaagagagaaagtGAGGCTCTGAACACAGAAAGGAATGAGCAG GGCCCATTGGAGGCCCATGTCCCAGAACAGGCCTTGCCAGATAGCCTGTCTGAGTGTGATGATCCCCTGCAGTACCTGGAGCCTGACCTGGCTGAGACCAACCCCACTGCATTTGCTCAGAAActccag gaggagctggtgcTCGCTGCCCTGAGGATAGAAGCTCTGCAGGTAGCCAAAAGCATCTCTCAAtgcccctccctctctactGTAACCCCCCAG CGCAGGGACGTGGTATCTTCCATGGAGAACGCCGTGTCCAAGAGCTGCCTGTACTCCCGGCCCACGGACTACATCGAAGGGGAGAGTCCCCACTTGCCCAAAGATCTGGACCACTCACTGGGCATAGCGCGAGAAGAG GTTGTGTCCAAGGAAAAAGAAGTGCTGGAGTGGAAGAGGAAGTATGAGGACAGCCgacaggaggtgatggagatgaG GAGGATTGTAGCTGAATATGAGAAGACGATTGCCCAGATGATAG GCATGCCAG aGGATGACCAGAAAGAGAAGTCTCTTTCGCACCACACCATCCAGCAGCTGATCATGGAGAAGGACCAGGCCCTGGCTGACCTGAACTCTGTAGAAAAGTCTCTGGCCGACCTCTTTCGGCGTTACGAGAAGATGAAGGATGTTCTGGAGGGCTTCCGGAAG AATGAAGATGTTCTGAAGAAATGTGCCCAGGAGTATCTGTCCAGGGTCCGGAAGGAGGAGCAACGTTATCAAGCCCTGAAGATACATGCGGAGGAGAAACTCGATAA AGCCAATGCAGACATCGCCCATGTACGGGTGAAGGCCAAACAGGAACAGGTGGCCTATCAGGCCAGTTTGA